Below is a window of Desulfobacterales bacterium DNA.
ATCAATCAATAGTTTGATAAACCATTAATAAAGAAAGTGAAGCTAATATTGTTGAACGAACTTTCACCTGAGCCGCATAATTCATATATAAAATGTTTTGCAAGCCGTAGCAAAGAAAGTCAGGAAGCATTTGCGGTATTAATGAAAGAAATATTCGTCTCATTATCGAAGGAATTGCAATGGATAATATCAGGATTAAATTATTATTTAAATAAAGAAGGAGAAGATGTTATGAAAATTGAAATCACTCCAGAAGATGTAAAAAATGTCGGAAAAGAATGGATAAATGCTATTTTATCAGGTCTAAAGCCTGAAGAACGTTTATCAGGATTAAAACCTGAAGAACGTCTATCAGGATTAAAGCTCGAAGAACGTTTATTAGGATTAAAGCCCGAAAAACGTTTATTTGGGTTAAAGCCTGAAGAACGTTTGTCAGGATTAAAGCTTGAAGACATTGAGGCATATTTAGAAAAGATTAAAAAAAAATAAGAAAAATACTGATGATACGCTAAAAAAATGACATTATATTCAGGTGTCTAAGGCTAAAATTATAGCCTTAGATAAATTTTATTGTTTAAAAATAGTAATATCATGTCATTTAAAATTACAAAATCATAAAATAATAATAGGGAACTTGCAAAAAAATGAAATTTATTCACAAAAAAGTATTTGTGATAATAGGAATCCTAATATTGTGCCTTTACGGACTTTCAAATGCTGAAAAAATGGGTATGCCATCGACTGAAGAATTACAGGAAATGTCTTATACTTTAGTGGATGGAATTTTAAAGCAATTGAATAAGTCTGAAAATAAAGAAGAATTTCAATTTCCCTTAAAAAATGTGGTAGTAATATTTCCGTTTTTAGAACGCGGCATGAAAACCTTAGATAAGCCTAATTCTGATAAATATTTTATCGGTAATAGTGCAACAAAGGCATTATTAGAAGAACTTGTCGCACATCCTGATAAATTTCAAGCCAGAAAATCAGCGTTAACCCGATATGATGATAAAATATCAAAAGAACTTCACAGTTCTTTACTTTTAAGTAATGATAATTTAGAAGCAGCTTCCCATGAATTAGGCGCAGAATGGTTTGTTGACGGAGAATTTTTTTGCGAAGGAGGCAAATTCTACATTCATGCCGGACTTGTTCAGGTTCAAAGAGATAAAACCGGACGGATAGCAGCATTAAAAACTGTTAGCAACACATGGTTTGAACGCAAGCAATGTTATATATTTAAAATTATTTGGGCGATAGTATTCATATCTGTTGCTGTGCTTATTGGGATTGTTGTTTTTTTGTTTAATAAAAAGGCGTTGATAAATCAAATAAACTCTGAATTAAAAACAGCCGTATCCCAAAGAGATATTTCAAAGATTACTCAAATAGTTGCAGAAGACAAGATAAATAAATTTGAACCAATTTTATTTGAAGCAGCTTTAAATTTGCTGGCAAAAATCAACGGAATAATTATTGAAGGAGTGCCGTCTTATAAAGTTATAATTGCCCCTGGTCCAATACAAGGAATGGGGCGAGGGGATAAATGGATTTTTTCTTTTCGAGACACTCGTATTTCTCGTGCTCCTCATATTTGGATTAAAGCAGACAATGGAACATTTTTAATGTTTGTGAATAAAAACATTAAAGGTATTTTTGTGAATAAAGAAGAAAAAACGTCTGTTTTTTTAAAAAATGGTGATGTTGTCGCTATAGACGAGAATAACGAATTTAAAGTATCGATAAGCGATGATAATGCATGGATTGCATTTGATATAGTAAAAGGACCTGAATCAGGCTCAAAAATGATTCTTGTAAATGCAAAAGTTGATATCGGAGGAGATAATAACCACGCTATAATATTACCAAGTCTTGATAAAAATAGCGGCTATATTTCATGGAAAGATGGCAGACCTTTTTTGTATTCAAATTTGTCTGACGTTATAGCTGACTTTGAATATTCTACAGATAAAGGCGTTCTATTGTTAAATAACGATGAATTAAATCTCGGAAATTATAAATTAAAAATAACCGCTCTTAGGAATGAAAATTAAGGATATTATCTGGAGTAAAGATAGGCATCCAAAACAATCTGAATCTATCTCCGACGAATGTTCCACCATTTTTTACGATTATTGTCCTCAACAATTTGTCCTTCTTATTTTTTGAATTCAAATAATGAATCTTGTTCAAAATTAAAACTTCATTCAAAAATTTCTTGACTATTTTCAATTCATCATTTATTCATGCCATAAAAGATGAAGTAGCATTCATTATCAGAGGAGTAAAAATAAAAAATTTAATAAAAAATATTTAAGGGAAAATAAATGCATTTAAAAGGCGCTCTGCATGTGCATACTACTTGTTCAGATGGGGAACTTAAAATTGAAGAAGTTGTTCAGATTTATTCATCGCTTGGGTTTGATTTTATAGCCTTAACTGACCACGATTATCTTTTAAACTCAAAAAAGAATTGTTACGACAGCATAAATAAAATTCAATCGGATTTAATAATTTTTAAAGGAATTGAATTAACCGTATATGAGAGGGGTTATGTCCATGTTAATAAAATATATGGGGATAAAGAAATTCTACATATTTTTAATCATCCGAGTGAACTTTATCTTCCCATAGAAAAGGTAATTGACAGAATTAAATCCATATCTCTACAATATCCTATTGATGCAGTTGAAATAACTACAAGGGGATATCCTCAACGTGAATATGATATCCCTGAAATCTCTTATCCAAAAGTTGCTACAGATGATTCCCATACGAAACATGGATGCGGAGTGGCATGGATTGAAATGGACTGCCATCGAAACAAAGATGCAATAATAAAGGCAATAAAAAATGGAAATTTTTGGAATTGCTATGCTTGAAAGTTGATTTTAATGACATATGATTCAGGTTGCTAAGGCTAA
It encodes the following:
- a CDS encoding PHP domain-containing protein; its protein translation is MHLKGALHVHTTCSDGELKIEEVVQIYSSLGFDFIALTDHDYLLNSKKNCYDSINKIQSDLIIFKGIELTVYERGYVHVNKIYGDKEILHIFNHPSELYLPIEKVIDRIKSISLQYPIDAVEITTRGYPQREYDIPEISYPKVATDDSHTKHGCGVAWIEMDCHRNKDAIIKAIKNGNFWNCYA